One Siniperca chuatsi isolate FFG_IHB_CAS linkage group LG3, ASM2008510v1, whole genome shotgun sequence genomic region harbors:
- the pcdh10a gene encoding protocadherin-10a isoform X2, with protein MIWLIFLLSILHGTVSQLHYSVPEEQEPGSVVGNIAEDLGLDITKLSARRFQTVPSSRTPYLEVNLENGALLVKEKIDREEICKQTIPCLLHLEVFLENPLELFRVEIEVMDINDNPPSFPETDISVEISESAIPGTRFPVENAFDPDVGTNALSTYAITNNNYFYLDVQTQSDGNKFAELVLEKPLDREQQAVHRYVLTAVDGGIPQRTGTALLVVKVLDSNDNAPTFDQSVYSVNLRENSPVGTLVIQLNATDVDEGQNGEIVYSFSNHNAPRIKDLFNIDARTGRIEVAGEVDYEESNTHQIYVQAKDMGANAVPAHCKVLVKLMDVNDNTPEIGFSTVTESVSEQDAPGTVIALFSVSDRDSGENGHMSCDILGDVPFKLKSSFKNYYTIVTDGPLDRENTDSYTITVVAKDKGQPSLATSKSIKVHVSDENDNAPRFTQAVYDVYVTENNVPGAFIHAVSALDPDIGQNALITYSILECDIQGMSVDTYVSINQDTGYLYALRSFDYEQLKEFSFMVQAKDSGAAELFSNATVNVIIVDQNDNAPTVIAPIGKNGTAKEHLPRSAEPGYLVTRIVAMDADDGENARLSYSILRGNEMGMFRMDWRTGELRTARRISPKRDPQGYYDLLIEVRDHGQPPLSSSASVSVILVDSVVEGRSGDRGSASKAKETSLDLTLILIIALGSVSFIFLLAMIVLAVRCQKDKKLNLYTCLLAGDCCLCCGSCCSRQARGRKQKKLSKSDIMLVQSTNVTSGVGPVGQVPVEESGVGGVGGGFGSHHHQNQNSYCYQVCLTPESAKTDLMFLKPCSPSRSTDTDHTNPCGAIVTGYSDQQPDIISNGSILSNETKHQRAELGYLVDRPRRVNSSAFQEADIVSSKDSGHGDSEQGDSDHDATNRGHSAGADLFSNCTEECKALGHSDRCWMPSFVPSDGRQGPDYRSNLHVPGMDATLPDTEVPSSDQLTMTSSTASSNDRSFSTFGKDGQRSQSHHSLHHHLHQQQQQYSSSTLERKEYDRGTLPYKPTFLSRKRIC; from the exons atgaTTTGGTTAATTTTCCTGCTCTCCATCCTGCATGGAACTGTCTCCCAGCTACACTACTCCGTGCCAGAGGAGCAGGAACCTGGCTCTGTGGTTGGGAATATTGCAGAGGATCTGGGGCTGGACATTACCAAACTTTCCGCTCGCCGCTTTCAGACGGTGCCTAGTTCACGAACACCTTATCTGGAGGTGAACTTAGAGAACGGTGCGCTCCTGGTGAAGGAGAAAATTGACCGGGAAGAAATCTGTAAGCAGACCATCCCGTGCCTATTGCACCTGGAGGTGTTTCTGGAGAACCCGCTGGAGCTCTTTCGCGTGGAGATTGAGGTGATGGATATCAACGACAATCCACCCAGCTTCCCCGAGACAGATATTTCCGTGGAGATATCGGAGAGCGCCATCCCCGGGACCCGTTTCCCGGTGGAGAATGCCTTCGACCCTGACGTGGGCACAAACGCGCTCAGCACATATGCCATAACAAATAATAACTATTTTTACCTTGACGTGCAGACACAGAGCGACGGGAACAAGTTCGCAGAGCTGGTGCTGGAGAAGCCGCTGGACAGGGAGCAGCAGGCGGTGCACCGCTATGTGCTGACGGCTGTGGACGGGGGCATCCCGCAGCGGACCGGGACGGCTCTCCTCGTAGTTAAAGTTCTGGACTCTAATGATAACGCGCCCACCTTTGACCAGTCTGTGTACTCTGTTAACCTGCGGGAAAACTCTCCGGTGGGCACTCTGGTCATTCAGCTCAACGCCACGGATGTTGACGAGGGACAAAACGGGGAAATAGTTTATTCTTTCAGCAATCACAACGCCCCGCGGATAAAGGACTTATTCAACATTGATGCCAGAACAGGTAGGATAGAGGTGGCAGGTGAGGTGGACTATGAAGAGAGCAACACGCACCAGATTTATGTCCAGGCTAAAGACATGGGGGCTAATGCGGTCCCCGCGCACTGCAAAGTGCTGGTCAAACTCATGGACGTGAACGACAACACACCAGAGATCGGTTTCAGCACTGTGACTGAATCCGTGAGCGAGCAGGACGCCCCGGGCACCGTGATCGCACTTTTTAGCGTCTCAGACCGGGACTCTGGCGAGAATGGACATATGAGCTGCGATATTTTAGGAGACGTTCCTTTCAAGCTGAAATCGTCTTTTAAAAACTACTACACCATCGTGACAGACGGACCGCTGGACAGAGAGAACACAGATTCCTACACCATCACTGTGGTGGCCAAAGACAAGGGGCAGCCTTCGCTCGCCACCAGCAAGTCCATTAAAGTGCACGTCTCCGATGAGAATGACAATGCTCCCCGTTTTACGCAGGCTGTTTATGATGTGTATGTGACTGAAAATAATGTGCCAGGTGCTTTCATTCACGCCGTGAGCGCTTTGGACCCTGATATAGGGCAGAACGCTCTCATTACTTACTCCATATTGGAGTGTGACATACAGGGCATGTCTGTGGACACGTATGTGTCCATAAACCAGGACACCGGCTACCTTTACGCGCTGCGCTCGTTTGATTACGAGCAGCTGAAGGAGTTTAGCTTCATGGTCCAGGCTAAAGACTCTGGTGCTGCCGAGCTCTTCTCTAATGCCACTGTGAATGTGATCATAGTTGACCAAAATGACAACGCTCCCACTGTAATAGCCCCCATAGGCAAAAACGGCACAGCAAAAGAGCACCTGCCGCGCTCCGCGGAGCCCGGCTACCTGGTGACGCGCATTGTGGCCATGGATGCGGATGACGGCGAGAACGCACGGCTGTCCTACAGCATCCTGCGGGGCAACGAGATGGGGATGTTCCGCATGGACTGGAGGACAGGGGAGCTGAGGACAGCCCGCAGGATCTCTCCCAAGCGGGACCCGCAGGGCTACTACGACCTGCTGATCGAAGTGAGGGACCACGGGCagccccctctctcctcctcggCGAGTGTGAGTGTAATATTAGTGGACAGCGTGGTCGAAGGCCGCAGCGGGGATCGCGGCTCGGCCTCCAAGGCAAAGGAGACCTCCCTTGACCTCACCCTCATTCTCATCATCGCTTTGGGCTCCGTgtccttcatcttcctcctggCTATGATCGTGCTGGCCGTGCGCTGCCAAAAGGACAAGAAGCTCAACCTGTACACGTGCCTGTTGGCCGGTGACTGCTGTCTGTGCTGCGGCTCCTGCTGTAGCAGACAGGCTCGCGGCCGGAAACAGAAGAAGCTGAGTAAATCCGACATCATGCTAGTTCAGAGCACCAACGTGACGTCAGGGGTCGGGCCCGTGGGGCAGGTACCCGTGGAGGAGTCTGGTGTGGGCGGCGTGGGGGGGGGCTTCGgctcccaccaccaccagaaCCAGAACTCCTACTGCTACCAGGTGTGTCTGACACCGGAGTCCGCCAAAACGGATCTGATGTTCCTCAAACCGTGCAGCCCCTCCCGCAGCACTGACACGGATCACACCAACCCCTGCGGCGCCATAGTCACGGGTTACAGTGACCAACAACCGGACATCATATCCAATGGCAGTATTCTCTCTAATGAG ACAAAACACCAACGAGCAGAACTCGGTTATCTTGTGGACAGACCCAGGCGTGTCAACAG TTCGGCATTCCAAGAAGCAGACATCGTCAGCTCCAAAGACAGTGGTCATGGCGACAGCGAACAGGGGGACAGTGACCACGATGCCACCAACCGGGGTCATTCGGCCG GTGCTGACCTGTTCTCCAACTGCACGGAGGAGTGCAAGGCCCTGGGCCACTCCGACCGCTGCTGGATGCCGTCCTTCGTGCCGTCCGACGGGCGCCAGGGGCCGGACTACCGCAGCAACCTGCACGTCCCCGGCATGGACGCCACGCTGCCCGACACTGAGGTACCCTCCTCCGACCAACTCACCATGACCTCGTCCACCGCCTCGTCCAACGATAGGTCATTCTCCACCTTTGGCAAGGACGGTCAAAGGTCACAGTCACACCACAGCCTtcaccatcacctccatcagcaacagcagcagtacagcTCCAGCACGCTAGAGAGGAAAGAGTATGATAGGGGGACCCTACCGTACAAACCCACCTTTCTCT CCCGCAAAAGGATTTGCTAG
- the pcdh10a gene encoding protocadherin-10a isoform X3: protein MIWLIFLLSILHGTVSQLHYSVPEEQEPGSVVGNIAEDLGLDITKLSARRFQTVPSSRTPYLEVNLENGALLVKEKIDREEICKQTIPCLLHLEVFLENPLELFRVEIEVMDINDNPPSFPETDISVEISESAIPGTRFPVENAFDPDVGTNALSTYAITNNNYFYLDVQTQSDGNKFAELVLEKPLDREQQAVHRYVLTAVDGGIPQRTGTALLVVKVLDSNDNAPTFDQSVYSVNLRENSPVGTLVIQLNATDVDEGQNGEIVYSFSNHNAPRIKDLFNIDARTGRIEVAGEVDYEESNTHQIYVQAKDMGANAVPAHCKVLVKLMDVNDNTPEIGFSTVTESVSEQDAPGTVIALFSVSDRDSGENGHMSCDILGDVPFKLKSSFKNYYTIVTDGPLDRENTDSYTITVVAKDKGQPSLATSKSIKVHVSDENDNAPRFTQAVYDVYVTENNVPGAFIHAVSALDPDIGQNALITYSILECDIQGMSVDTYVSINQDTGYLYALRSFDYEQLKEFSFMVQAKDSGAAELFSNATVNVIIVDQNDNAPTVIAPIGKNGTAKEHLPRSAEPGYLVTRIVAMDADDGENARLSYSILRGNEMGMFRMDWRTGELRTARRISPKRDPQGYYDLLIEVRDHGQPPLSSSASVSVILVDSVVEGRSGDRGSASKAKETSLDLTLILIIALGSVSFIFLLAMIVLAVRCQKDKKLNLYTCLLAGDCCLCCGSCCSRQARGRKQKKLSKSDIMLVQSTNVTSGVGPVGQVPVEESGVGGVGGGFGSHHHQNQNSYCYQVCLTPESAKTDLMFLKPCSPSRSTDTDHTNPCGAIVTGYSDQQPDIISNGSILSNETKHQRAELGYLVDRPRRVNSSAFQEADIVSSKDSGHGDSEQGDSDHDATNRGHSAGADLFSNCTEECKALGHSDRCWMPSFVPSDGRQGPDYRSNLHVPGMDATLPDTEPAKGFASSFHVDLSETA from the exons atgaTTTGGTTAATTTTCCTGCTCTCCATCCTGCATGGAACTGTCTCCCAGCTACACTACTCCGTGCCAGAGGAGCAGGAACCTGGCTCTGTGGTTGGGAATATTGCAGAGGATCTGGGGCTGGACATTACCAAACTTTCCGCTCGCCGCTTTCAGACGGTGCCTAGTTCACGAACACCTTATCTGGAGGTGAACTTAGAGAACGGTGCGCTCCTGGTGAAGGAGAAAATTGACCGGGAAGAAATCTGTAAGCAGACCATCCCGTGCCTATTGCACCTGGAGGTGTTTCTGGAGAACCCGCTGGAGCTCTTTCGCGTGGAGATTGAGGTGATGGATATCAACGACAATCCACCCAGCTTCCCCGAGACAGATATTTCCGTGGAGATATCGGAGAGCGCCATCCCCGGGACCCGTTTCCCGGTGGAGAATGCCTTCGACCCTGACGTGGGCACAAACGCGCTCAGCACATATGCCATAACAAATAATAACTATTTTTACCTTGACGTGCAGACACAGAGCGACGGGAACAAGTTCGCAGAGCTGGTGCTGGAGAAGCCGCTGGACAGGGAGCAGCAGGCGGTGCACCGCTATGTGCTGACGGCTGTGGACGGGGGCATCCCGCAGCGGACCGGGACGGCTCTCCTCGTAGTTAAAGTTCTGGACTCTAATGATAACGCGCCCACCTTTGACCAGTCTGTGTACTCTGTTAACCTGCGGGAAAACTCTCCGGTGGGCACTCTGGTCATTCAGCTCAACGCCACGGATGTTGACGAGGGACAAAACGGGGAAATAGTTTATTCTTTCAGCAATCACAACGCCCCGCGGATAAAGGACTTATTCAACATTGATGCCAGAACAGGTAGGATAGAGGTGGCAGGTGAGGTGGACTATGAAGAGAGCAACACGCACCAGATTTATGTCCAGGCTAAAGACATGGGGGCTAATGCGGTCCCCGCGCACTGCAAAGTGCTGGTCAAACTCATGGACGTGAACGACAACACACCAGAGATCGGTTTCAGCACTGTGACTGAATCCGTGAGCGAGCAGGACGCCCCGGGCACCGTGATCGCACTTTTTAGCGTCTCAGACCGGGACTCTGGCGAGAATGGACATATGAGCTGCGATATTTTAGGAGACGTTCCTTTCAAGCTGAAATCGTCTTTTAAAAACTACTACACCATCGTGACAGACGGACCGCTGGACAGAGAGAACACAGATTCCTACACCATCACTGTGGTGGCCAAAGACAAGGGGCAGCCTTCGCTCGCCACCAGCAAGTCCATTAAAGTGCACGTCTCCGATGAGAATGACAATGCTCCCCGTTTTACGCAGGCTGTTTATGATGTGTATGTGACTGAAAATAATGTGCCAGGTGCTTTCATTCACGCCGTGAGCGCTTTGGACCCTGATATAGGGCAGAACGCTCTCATTACTTACTCCATATTGGAGTGTGACATACAGGGCATGTCTGTGGACACGTATGTGTCCATAAACCAGGACACCGGCTACCTTTACGCGCTGCGCTCGTTTGATTACGAGCAGCTGAAGGAGTTTAGCTTCATGGTCCAGGCTAAAGACTCTGGTGCTGCCGAGCTCTTCTCTAATGCCACTGTGAATGTGATCATAGTTGACCAAAATGACAACGCTCCCACTGTAATAGCCCCCATAGGCAAAAACGGCACAGCAAAAGAGCACCTGCCGCGCTCCGCGGAGCCCGGCTACCTGGTGACGCGCATTGTGGCCATGGATGCGGATGACGGCGAGAACGCACGGCTGTCCTACAGCATCCTGCGGGGCAACGAGATGGGGATGTTCCGCATGGACTGGAGGACAGGGGAGCTGAGGACAGCCCGCAGGATCTCTCCCAAGCGGGACCCGCAGGGCTACTACGACCTGCTGATCGAAGTGAGGGACCACGGGCagccccctctctcctcctcggCGAGTGTGAGTGTAATATTAGTGGACAGCGTGGTCGAAGGCCGCAGCGGGGATCGCGGCTCGGCCTCCAAGGCAAAGGAGACCTCCCTTGACCTCACCCTCATTCTCATCATCGCTTTGGGCTCCGTgtccttcatcttcctcctggCTATGATCGTGCTGGCCGTGCGCTGCCAAAAGGACAAGAAGCTCAACCTGTACACGTGCCTGTTGGCCGGTGACTGCTGTCTGTGCTGCGGCTCCTGCTGTAGCAGACAGGCTCGCGGCCGGAAACAGAAGAAGCTGAGTAAATCCGACATCATGCTAGTTCAGAGCACCAACGTGACGTCAGGGGTCGGGCCCGTGGGGCAGGTACCCGTGGAGGAGTCTGGTGTGGGCGGCGTGGGGGGGGGCTTCGgctcccaccaccaccagaaCCAGAACTCCTACTGCTACCAGGTGTGTCTGACACCGGAGTCCGCCAAAACGGATCTGATGTTCCTCAAACCGTGCAGCCCCTCCCGCAGCACTGACACGGATCACACCAACCCCTGCGGCGCCATAGTCACGGGTTACAGTGACCAACAACCGGACATCATATCCAATGGCAGTATTCTCTCTAATGAG ACAAAACACCAACGAGCAGAACTCGGTTATCTTGTGGACAGACCCAGGCGTGTCAACAG TTCGGCATTCCAAGAAGCAGACATCGTCAGCTCCAAAGACAGTGGTCATGGCGACAGCGAACAGGGGGACAGTGACCACGATGCCACCAACCGGGGTCATTCGGCCG GTGCTGACCTGTTCTCCAACTGCACGGAGGAGTGCAAGGCCCTGGGCCACTCCGACCGCTGCTGGATGCCGTCCTTCGTGCCGTCCGACGGGCGCCAGGGGCCGGACTACCGCAGCAACCTGCACGTCCCCGGCATGGACGCCACGCTGCCCGACACTGAG CCCGCAAAAGGATTTGCTAGCTCATTCCACGTGGACCTGTCGGAGACAGCGTGA
- the pcdh10a gene encoding protocadherin-10a isoform X1, giving the protein MIWLIFLLSILHGTVSQLHYSVPEEQEPGSVVGNIAEDLGLDITKLSARRFQTVPSSRTPYLEVNLENGALLVKEKIDREEICKQTIPCLLHLEVFLENPLELFRVEIEVMDINDNPPSFPETDISVEISESAIPGTRFPVENAFDPDVGTNALSTYAITNNNYFYLDVQTQSDGNKFAELVLEKPLDREQQAVHRYVLTAVDGGIPQRTGTALLVVKVLDSNDNAPTFDQSVYSVNLRENSPVGTLVIQLNATDVDEGQNGEIVYSFSNHNAPRIKDLFNIDARTGRIEVAGEVDYEESNTHQIYVQAKDMGANAVPAHCKVLVKLMDVNDNTPEIGFSTVTESVSEQDAPGTVIALFSVSDRDSGENGHMSCDILGDVPFKLKSSFKNYYTIVTDGPLDRENTDSYTITVVAKDKGQPSLATSKSIKVHVSDENDNAPRFTQAVYDVYVTENNVPGAFIHAVSALDPDIGQNALITYSILECDIQGMSVDTYVSINQDTGYLYALRSFDYEQLKEFSFMVQAKDSGAAELFSNATVNVIIVDQNDNAPTVIAPIGKNGTAKEHLPRSAEPGYLVTRIVAMDADDGENARLSYSILRGNEMGMFRMDWRTGELRTARRISPKRDPQGYYDLLIEVRDHGQPPLSSSASVSVILVDSVVEGRSGDRGSASKAKETSLDLTLILIIALGSVSFIFLLAMIVLAVRCQKDKKLNLYTCLLAGDCCLCCGSCCSRQARGRKQKKLSKSDIMLVQSTNVTSGVGPVGQVPVEESGVGGVGGGFGSHHHQNQNSYCYQVCLTPESAKTDLMFLKPCSPSRSTDTDHTNPCGAIVTGYSDQQPDIISNGSILSNETKHQRAELGYLVDRPRRVNSSAFQEADIVSSKDSGHGDSEQGDSDHDATNRGHSAGADLFSNCTEECKALGHSDRCWMPSFVPSDGRQGPDYRSNLHVPGMDATLPDTEVPSSDQLTMTSSTASSNDRSFSTFGKDGQRSQSHHSLHHHLHQQQQQYSSSTLERKEYDRGTLPYKPTFLCEYQYESSLGPYDFGLVQYRY; this is encoded by the exons atgaTTTGGTTAATTTTCCTGCTCTCCATCCTGCATGGAACTGTCTCCCAGCTACACTACTCCGTGCCAGAGGAGCAGGAACCTGGCTCTGTGGTTGGGAATATTGCAGAGGATCTGGGGCTGGACATTACCAAACTTTCCGCTCGCCGCTTTCAGACGGTGCCTAGTTCACGAACACCTTATCTGGAGGTGAACTTAGAGAACGGTGCGCTCCTGGTGAAGGAGAAAATTGACCGGGAAGAAATCTGTAAGCAGACCATCCCGTGCCTATTGCACCTGGAGGTGTTTCTGGAGAACCCGCTGGAGCTCTTTCGCGTGGAGATTGAGGTGATGGATATCAACGACAATCCACCCAGCTTCCCCGAGACAGATATTTCCGTGGAGATATCGGAGAGCGCCATCCCCGGGACCCGTTTCCCGGTGGAGAATGCCTTCGACCCTGACGTGGGCACAAACGCGCTCAGCACATATGCCATAACAAATAATAACTATTTTTACCTTGACGTGCAGACACAGAGCGACGGGAACAAGTTCGCAGAGCTGGTGCTGGAGAAGCCGCTGGACAGGGAGCAGCAGGCGGTGCACCGCTATGTGCTGACGGCTGTGGACGGGGGCATCCCGCAGCGGACCGGGACGGCTCTCCTCGTAGTTAAAGTTCTGGACTCTAATGATAACGCGCCCACCTTTGACCAGTCTGTGTACTCTGTTAACCTGCGGGAAAACTCTCCGGTGGGCACTCTGGTCATTCAGCTCAACGCCACGGATGTTGACGAGGGACAAAACGGGGAAATAGTTTATTCTTTCAGCAATCACAACGCCCCGCGGATAAAGGACTTATTCAACATTGATGCCAGAACAGGTAGGATAGAGGTGGCAGGTGAGGTGGACTATGAAGAGAGCAACACGCACCAGATTTATGTCCAGGCTAAAGACATGGGGGCTAATGCGGTCCCCGCGCACTGCAAAGTGCTGGTCAAACTCATGGACGTGAACGACAACACACCAGAGATCGGTTTCAGCACTGTGACTGAATCCGTGAGCGAGCAGGACGCCCCGGGCACCGTGATCGCACTTTTTAGCGTCTCAGACCGGGACTCTGGCGAGAATGGACATATGAGCTGCGATATTTTAGGAGACGTTCCTTTCAAGCTGAAATCGTCTTTTAAAAACTACTACACCATCGTGACAGACGGACCGCTGGACAGAGAGAACACAGATTCCTACACCATCACTGTGGTGGCCAAAGACAAGGGGCAGCCTTCGCTCGCCACCAGCAAGTCCATTAAAGTGCACGTCTCCGATGAGAATGACAATGCTCCCCGTTTTACGCAGGCTGTTTATGATGTGTATGTGACTGAAAATAATGTGCCAGGTGCTTTCATTCACGCCGTGAGCGCTTTGGACCCTGATATAGGGCAGAACGCTCTCATTACTTACTCCATATTGGAGTGTGACATACAGGGCATGTCTGTGGACACGTATGTGTCCATAAACCAGGACACCGGCTACCTTTACGCGCTGCGCTCGTTTGATTACGAGCAGCTGAAGGAGTTTAGCTTCATGGTCCAGGCTAAAGACTCTGGTGCTGCCGAGCTCTTCTCTAATGCCACTGTGAATGTGATCATAGTTGACCAAAATGACAACGCTCCCACTGTAATAGCCCCCATAGGCAAAAACGGCACAGCAAAAGAGCACCTGCCGCGCTCCGCGGAGCCCGGCTACCTGGTGACGCGCATTGTGGCCATGGATGCGGATGACGGCGAGAACGCACGGCTGTCCTACAGCATCCTGCGGGGCAACGAGATGGGGATGTTCCGCATGGACTGGAGGACAGGGGAGCTGAGGACAGCCCGCAGGATCTCTCCCAAGCGGGACCCGCAGGGCTACTACGACCTGCTGATCGAAGTGAGGGACCACGGGCagccccctctctcctcctcggCGAGTGTGAGTGTAATATTAGTGGACAGCGTGGTCGAAGGCCGCAGCGGGGATCGCGGCTCGGCCTCCAAGGCAAAGGAGACCTCCCTTGACCTCACCCTCATTCTCATCATCGCTTTGGGCTCCGTgtccttcatcttcctcctggCTATGATCGTGCTGGCCGTGCGCTGCCAAAAGGACAAGAAGCTCAACCTGTACACGTGCCTGTTGGCCGGTGACTGCTGTCTGTGCTGCGGCTCCTGCTGTAGCAGACAGGCTCGCGGCCGGAAACAGAAGAAGCTGAGTAAATCCGACATCATGCTAGTTCAGAGCACCAACGTGACGTCAGGGGTCGGGCCCGTGGGGCAGGTACCCGTGGAGGAGTCTGGTGTGGGCGGCGTGGGGGGGGGCTTCGgctcccaccaccaccagaaCCAGAACTCCTACTGCTACCAGGTGTGTCTGACACCGGAGTCCGCCAAAACGGATCTGATGTTCCTCAAACCGTGCAGCCCCTCCCGCAGCACTGACACGGATCACACCAACCCCTGCGGCGCCATAGTCACGGGTTACAGTGACCAACAACCGGACATCATATCCAATGGCAGTATTCTCTCTAATGAG ACAAAACACCAACGAGCAGAACTCGGTTATCTTGTGGACAGACCCAGGCGTGTCAACAG TTCGGCATTCCAAGAAGCAGACATCGTCAGCTCCAAAGACAGTGGTCATGGCGACAGCGAACAGGGGGACAGTGACCACGATGCCACCAACCGGGGTCATTCGGCCG GTGCTGACCTGTTCTCCAACTGCACGGAGGAGTGCAAGGCCCTGGGCCACTCCGACCGCTGCTGGATGCCGTCCTTCGTGCCGTCCGACGGGCGCCAGGGGCCGGACTACCGCAGCAACCTGCACGTCCCCGGCATGGACGCCACGCTGCCCGACACTGAGGTACCCTCCTCCGACCAACTCACCATGACCTCGTCCACCGCCTCGTCCAACGATAGGTCATTCTCCACCTTTGGCAAGGACGGTCAAAGGTCACAGTCACACCACAGCCTtcaccatcacctccatcagcaacagcagcagtacagcTCCAGCACGCTAGAGAGGAAAGAGTATGATAGGGGGACCCTACCGTACAAACCCACCTTTCTCTGTGAGTATCAGTATGAAAGTTCCCTGGGACCCTATGACTTTGGTCTGGTCCAGTACAGATATTAA